Proteins encoded within one genomic window of Mycolicibacterium aubagnense:
- a CDS encoding TetR/AcrR family transcriptional regulator, with the protein MRARFTTDEIASAALRIVDESGLAALSMRSLAAALGTGPMTMYNYVADKEGLEELVVAAVAANIVVPEPTDDWAADVHATASAMWHGVRAHPAAIPLVLTRRMASATGFAIADALVAALSRAGLSDTGRLSAFHAVLGLVTGSAQAQLAGPFSGNAADTAARIGSASGDRYPHITALSAVAATMSVEEDFDGGLRMLIAGIAAAGS; encoded by the coding sequence ATGCGTGCACGGTTTACCACGGACGAAATCGCTTCCGCCGCACTGCGAATCGTCGACGAATCGGGATTGGCCGCGCTGAGCATGCGGTCGCTCGCGGCCGCACTCGGGACCGGGCCGATGACGATGTACAACTACGTCGCCGACAAGGAGGGCCTCGAGGAACTCGTGGTCGCCGCGGTGGCTGCCAACATCGTCGTACCCGAACCCACGGACGACTGGGCGGCCGACGTGCACGCCACCGCGTCCGCCATGTGGCACGGCGTGCGCGCACACCCCGCCGCCATCCCCCTGGTGCTGACCCGGCGAATGGCGTCCGCCACCGGATTCGCGATCGCCGACGCTCTCGTCGCTGCGTTGAGCCGAGCCGGCTTGTCCGATACCGGCCGCTTGTCCGCCTTTCACGCGGTACTGGGACTGGTGACCGGTTCCGCTCAGGCCCAGTTGGCCGGACCCTTTTCCGGGAATGCGGCCGACACCGCGGCCCGCATCGGGTCAGCGTCCGGCGACCGCTATCCGCACATCACCGCACTGTCTGCCGTCGCCGCCACCATGTCGGTCGAGGAAGATTTCGACGGCGGGCTGCGGATGCTGATCGCGGGGATCGCCGCGGCGGGCAGTTAG
- a CDS encoding cysteine hydrolase family protein, whose product MTRPTLRELSSLPVEPVRLADSALVLIDCQNTYTQGVMELEGVQAALDETAALLDRARTAGIPVIHIQHDDGPGSLYDIGADIGAIVDRVAPRGDEPVIVKQFPNSFVQTDLDERLTALGASNLVLAGFMTHMCVNSTARGAFSLGYAPTVVAAATATRTLAGPDGQAVPAAALQAASLAGLADLVAVVAPDAAAIPD is encoded by the coding sequence ATGACTCGCCCCACCCTGCGTGAATTGTCCAGCCTGCCGGTGGAACCGGTTCGCCTGGCGGACTCGGCCCTGGTGCTGATCGACTGCCAGAACACCTACACGCAAGGGGTGATGGAACTCGAGGGCGTGCAGGCCGCCCTCGATGAGACTGCCGCATTGCTCGACCGTGCGCGCACCGCCGGCATTCCCGTCATCCATATCCAGCACGACGACGGGCCGGGCTCGCTCTACGACATCGGCGCCGACATCGGCGCGATCGTCGACCGGGTGGCCCCGCGCGGCGACGAGCCGGTGATCGTCAAGCAGTTCCCGAACTCGTTCGTGCAGACCGATCTCGATGAGCGGCTTACGGCCCTCGGTGCATCGAACCTGGTGCTCGCCGGTTTCATGACGCACATGTGCGTGAACTCCACTGCCCGTGGCGCGTTCAGCCTCGGGTACGCCCCGACGGTCGTGGCCGCGGCGACGGCGACCCGTACCCTGGCCGGCCCAGACGGTCAGGCGGTGCCCGCCGCGGCGCTGCAGGCGGCGAGTCTGGCCGGATTGGCCGATCTGGTGGCGGTGGTGGCTCCCGACGCAGCCGCTATTCCGGACTAA
- a CDS encoding Rrf2 family transcriptional regulator: protein MRMSAKAEYAVRAMVELATADAGVLVKTEDLAKAQGIPAQFLVDILTNLRTDRLVRSHRGRDGGYELARAAADISIADVLRCIDGPLASVRDMGLGDLPYSGPTAALTDVWRALRASMRSVLEQTSLADVAKGNLPEHVATLAGDYRSQEVRRGHS, encoded by the coding sequence ATGCGGATGTCAGCCAAGGCGGAGTACGCCGTCCGCGCCATGGTCGAACTGGCCACCGCCGACGCGGGCGTGCTGGTCAAAACCGAGGACCTGGCCAAGGCGCAGGGCATCCCGGCCCAGTTCCTCGTCGACATCCTGACCAACCTGCGCACCGACCGCCTGGTGCGCAGCCATCGCGGCCGTGACGGCGGATACGAGCTGGCCCGGGCGGCGGCGGACATCAGCATCGCCGACGTCCTGCGTTGCATCGACGGTCCGCTGGCCAGTGTCCGGGACATGGGGTTGGGCGACCTGCCCTACTCCGGTCCGACGGCCGCGCTCACCGATGTGTGGCGGGCCCTGCGCGCCAGCATGCGTTCGGTGCTCGAGCAGACCAGCCTGGCCGACGTGGCCAAGGGCAACCTGCCCGAGCACGTCGCCACGCTCGCCGGCGACTACCGCAGCCAGGAAGTGCGCCGCGGCCACAGCTAG
- a CDS encoding TetR/AcrR family transcriptional regulator: MARKRRGWGGEPPADDEEATRRIVAAAVELLSSTGTAITIADVAESLGVIRQTVYRYFPTADELMRAAAIASVDGFLDQLSEHVHGIHDPADAMTEGVLYTLDAVTRTPHLGILMSAPYVSVHSSDMASTEAQDFGMQMITRFDVDWASYGYDDAALRELVEFTLRIMLSYFLAPAGDGRTPDELRAFLRRWLGAAILGQRSAGAG, from the coding sequence ATGGCACGCAAACGTCGCGGTTGGGGCGGGGAGCCGCCCGCCGATGACGAAGAGGCAACCCGGCGCATCGTCGCCGCTGCCGTCGAACTGCTGTCCAGTACGGGGACCGCGATCACCATCGCCGATGTCGCCGAATCGCTCGGAGTCATCCGGCAGACGGTCTACCGGTACTTCCCGACCGCCGACGAGCTGATGCGAGCGGCCGCCATCGCCTCCGTCGACGGATTTCTGGACCAGCTCAGCGAGCACGTGCACGGGATCCACGATCCGGCGGACGCGATGACGGAAGGTGTGCTCTACACGCTGGATGCGGTGACCCGGACGCCGCACCTTGGCATCCTGATGTCGGCGCCGTACGTCAGCGTGCACAGCAGTGACATGGCCTCCACCGAGGCACAGGACTTCGGCATGCAGATGATCACCCGGTTTGACGTCGACTGGGCGAGTTACGGATACGACGACGCGGCGCTGCGCGAACTGGTCGAATTCACGCTGCGCATCATGCTGTCCTACTTCCTGGCGCCGGCCGGCGACGGACGCACCCCCGACGAATTGAGGGCCTTTCTCCGGCGCTGGCTGGGTGCGGCGATCCTCGGCCAGCGGTCCGCCGGGGCCGGCTGA